Proteins found in one Paenibacillus wynnii genomic segment:
- a CDS encoding rRNA adenine N-6-methyltransferase family protein, with protein sequence MDKRSTFNEDVKNYEKWRPTYCDELFKDIIAYSQIETGKKVIEIGIGTGQATRPFLETGCELTAIELGRDLADYSKLKFLDYDNFTVCNTAFEKFECPDDRIDLIYSATAFHWISEEIGYPKVSKLLKSNGTLALFWNRPFVSRENDELHLNIQSIYQKYRPSSTQIIEHDIETYNYRKKIIQAYGFREIVFKIYHLTRTFSSSDYIALLNTYSDHRTMPSTTRILLENEIKEAILRFGDTLYVYDTIDLYLAKK encoded by the coding sequence TTGGATAAACGATCAACATTTAATGAGGATGTGAAGAACTACGAAAAATGGAGACCGACATATTGTGATGAACTATTCAAAGATATTATAGCGTATTCTCAGATTGAGACAGGCAAGAAGGTTATTGAAATTGGTATTGGAACAGGCCAGGCAACAAGACCTTTTTTGGAAACAGGCTGTGAATTAACGGCAATTGAATTAGGAAGAGACCTTGCAGATTATTCAAAATTGAAGTTTTTAGACTATGATAATTTCACAGTATGCAACACTGCATTTGAAAAATTCGAATGTCCAGATGACAGGATTGATTTAATATATTCAGCTACCGCATTTCATTGGATTTCAGAAGAAATTGGTTATCCTAAAGTCTCGAAATTATTAAAAAGCAATGGAACACTTGCATTATTCTGGAACCGTCCATTTGTATCCCGAGAAAATGATGAGTTACATCTGAATATTCAAAGTATATATCAAAAATACAGACCTTCCAGTACCCAAATTATCGAGCATGATATTGAAACATATAATTATAGAAAGAAAATAATTCAGGCCTATGGATTTAGAGAGATTGTGTTCAAAATATATCATTTAACAAGAACCTTTTCTTCGTCCGACTATATTGCCTTATTAAATACATATTCAGACCATAGAACAATGCCATCAACTACGAGAATATTATTAGAAAATGAGATTAAAGAAGCGATTCTGCGTTTTGGGGATACATTATATGTTTATGATACTATCGATTTGTATTTAGCAAAAAAATGA
- a CDS encoding S-layer homology domain-containing protein, with protein sequence MKSNRTHFVQQTAKAALISSVAFGLLLPAGIAGAATSKEAVTVTALAAASGEKTEKTASASADPAKVKFTKEAAIAKLKELFPILKDATVSNVQLGVSNVYPAPSNQMVWTIQWEYRLGNGGYGFSSSVDAINGDLLNTYISYPLLENESYYPPKLTKEQALEKAQAFISKAAASIKSSDLQLDENINNPNNGALFGPIQYSFSFRLLKNGIYSTADSIMISVNGNGDVTQFYRQGENLEYPSAKPVITKEQAEKSFADSFDVGLYYVPVRKNGLVNNWVLGWRPVEQTLLPIDALTGKRLDNEGSNMAAVPVTYTDVPQGKNLFKPNSTGNELTAEQAAILVKRIANIPADYKLINQSLGNDYQNKDMKVWRLNWSNDSRFNGGPPAQSYAEVDAQTGEILQFMVDQYAYDATKKPAAPPAGSKKLTQKEAKQKALELVNQMYNKASTNLKYVEHGGTWEVNPDKTGYRYQFIQFYKGIPVADSFVTLNLDLYGNVKFFSTARNIGIEKVTQEPVPVITKKEALATYQSEYKLMLQYHTIGGYMMYNSYTQPKIKLVYSATPLDIQKSMEIIDATTGKRVSVYEFYGVKGSTATTDLKGHSAEKELSELVRYNVITPDADGKVNPDQEITVGDWITLIAKASTPYFEGYYNGVEQKAVAGVNPESPYYSAVGFAVDRGWLSRDAVIQTDSKLTREQLAVLLTSFVKYNKISAFLDKDSSINQFSDISSISNKGAIALVVKLGLMKDDNGKFNPQLLVTKAQAASVIMKLVELQGKTDQKIGQNNYGY encoded by the coding sequence TTGAAAAGTAATCGCACTCATTTTGTTCAACAGACAGCTAAAGCCGCATTAATTTCTTCCGTAGCTTTCGGACTGCTATTGCCAGCAGGAATTGCTGGAGCAGCTACAAGCAAAGAAGCTGTCACTGTAACCGCTCTTGCTGCAGCTTCCGGTGAGAAAACAGAGAAAACAGCTTCGGCCTCTGCTGATCCCGCAAAAGTTAAATTCACAAAAGAAGCAGCCATCGCCAAGCTAAAGGAACTGTTTCCTATCCTAAAGGATGCAACAGTATCCAACGTTCAATTAGGCGTTAGCAATGTGTATCCTGCACCTTCGAATCAAATGGTCTGGACTATCCAGTGGGAATACCGACTCGGAAATGGGGGATATGGCTTCTCAAGTTCAGTTGATGCCATTAATGGGGATTTATTAAATACATATATCTCCTATCCGCTCTTAGAAAATGAATCGTACTATCCACCTAAGCTTACAAAAGAACAAGCCTTGGAGAAAGCACAGGCCTTTATCTCCAAAGCTGCAGCATCCATAAAGAGCAGTGACCTGCAGTTGGATGAGAATATTAATAATCCGAATAATGGAGCCTTATTTGGCCCCATTCAATACTCCTTTAGCTTCCGGCTTCTAAAGAATGGTATCTATTCCACCGCGGACAGTATAATGATTTCAGTCAATGGAAATGGGGATGTAACTCAATTCTATAGACAGGGTGAGAATCTTGAGTATCCTAGTGCTAAGCCTGTCATCACTAAAGAACAGGCGGAGAAAAGTTTTGCCGACAGCTTTGATGTAGGGCTCTATTATGTTCCCGTCCGTAAGAACGGATTGGTGAATAACTGGGTTCTGGGCTGGCGCCCGGTAGAACAAACTCTACTTCCAATCGATGCACTCACCGGGAAGAGACTGGATAATGAAGGCAGCAATATGGCTGCTGTGCCGGTGACTTATACGGATGTACCGCAGGGCAAAAATTTGTTCAAGCCTAATAGCACGGGTAATGAGCTTACAGCGGAACAAGCAGCTATCTTAGTGAAAAGAATAGCTAATATTCCGGCAGATTACAAACTTATCAATCAATCTCTAGGGAATGACTATCAGAATAAGGATATGAAGGTTTGGAGATTGAATTGGAGCAATGATAGTCGATTTAATGGAGGTCCGCCTGCACAATCGTACGCTGAGGTAGATGCACAGACTGGTGAAATATTGCAGTTTATGGTAGATCAATATGCTTATGATGCCACTAAGAAACCGGCTGCTCCTCCCGCTGGAAGCAAGAAACTGACGCAAAAGGAAGCCAAGCAAAAGGCTTTGGAGCTTGTTAACCAAATGTATAACAAAGCAAGCACTAACCTGAAGTATGTGGAGCATGGCGGAACTTGGGAAGTGAATCCAGACAAAACCGGATACCGTTATCAATTTATTCAATTCTATAAAGGAATTCCTGTAGCCGACAGTTTTGTTACTCTTAATCTGGATTTATACGGAAACGTTAAATTCTTCAGCACCGCACGGAATATTGGGATTGAGAAAGTCACCCAGGAACCCGTTCCAGTAATTACGAAGAAAGAGGCCCTCGCAACCTACCAAAGCGAGTATAAATTGATGCTTCAGTATCACACGATTGGCGGATACATGATGTATAACAGCTACACCCAACCTAAGATAAAGCTCGTGTACTCCGCTACACCGCTGGATATCCAAAAATCTATGGAGATCATAGATGCAACAACGGGTAAAAGGGTGTCTGTCTATGAATTCTACGGAGTGAAGGGATCAACGGCTACAACCGATCTTAAAGGACACTCCGCAGAAAAGGAACTCTCAGAACTTGTGCGTTACAATGTGATTACCCCAGACGCGGATGGGAAAGTAAACCCAGATCAGGAGATAACCGTAGGAGATTGGATTACACTAATCGCAAAAGCCTCTACTCCTTATTTTGAAGGATATTATAACGGTGTCGAACAGAAAGCTGTGGCAGGTGTGAATCCTGAAAGCCCATATTATAGTGCAGTTGGTTTTGCTGTAGACCGCGGGTGGCTTAGCCGGGATGCTGTAATACAAACCGACAGCAAGCTTACCAGGGAACAACTGGCTGTCCTGCTGACCAGTTTTGTGAAATACAACAAAATCTCAGCTTTTCTGGATAAAGACAGCTCGATAAACCAATTCTCTGATATTTCTTCCATTAGTAATAAGGGAGCAATTGCACTTGTCGTGAAACTTGGACTAATGAAGGACGATAACGGCAAGTTTAACCCGCAACTGCTCGTAACCAAGGCTCAAGCCGCTTCCGTGATTATGAAGCTGGTGGAGCTTCAAGGAAAGACCGACCAGAAGATCGGTCAAAATAATTATGGTTACTAG
- a CDS encoding serine hydrolase domain-containing protein encodes MHTLNLQPLSQSLIELNVRSCLIVHKGNTVFEYYRKPQLAHQLYKINSCTKSMLSALVSIAMDQQIVPHPDTPIIEFFPQLSEDNEFRKRDITLAHLLTLTAGFQWSEFGGLNSFPTMTKSVDWVQFVLSQPLSDPPGTKMVYNSGCSQLLAAILRQASGQTVAKFAEQQLFQYLGITAYRWEMDPQGTHTGGFGLHLKPKDMAKLGLLYLQQGNWEGRQLILPATVQHSTTPHLEADKPYKGFYGWHWWVSSFSNDAKPSVEVPFHMALGFGGQYIVVVPSYDLVVVITSDNKKRNTSKDVFRQYIVPLLVNTAIA; translated from the coding sequence ATACACACTTTGAACTTGCAACCGCTCAGCCAGAGTCTTATAGAGCTAAATGTACGCAGCTGCCTGATCGTCCATAAGGGTAACACTGTTTTTGAGTATTATCGTAAACCCCAGTTGGCGCATCAACTCTACAAAATAAACTCCTGCACGAAAAGTATGCTATCTGCTTTAGTCAGCATAGCCATGGATCAGCAGATTGTTCCACACCCGGATACACCTATTATTGAATTTTTCCCTCAGCTCAGCGAGGATAACGAGTTCAGAAAACGTGATATCACTCTTGCTCACCTGTTAACTTTGACAGCCGGCTTCCAATGGAGTGAGTTCGGCGGACTTAATTCTTTCCCTACAATGACAAAAAGTGTAGACTGGGTTCAGTTTGTACTTTCGCAGCCACTTTCTGATCCTCCGGGAACGAAAATGGTGTACAATTCCGGATGCTCCCAGTTGCTGGCTGCGATTTTGAGACAAGCCTCGGGTCAAACTGTAGCTAAATTTGCCGAGCAGCAGCTGTTCCAGTACCTTGGGATTACTGCCTATCGGTGGGAGATGGACCCGCAAGGGACTCATACCGGGGGCTTTGGATTGCATTTGAAACCAAAGGATATGGCGAAACTAGGCCTTTTATATCTACAGCAAGGGAATTGGGAGGGCCGTCAACTCATTCTTCCTGCTACCGTACAGCACTCTACAACTCCTCACCTAGAGGCGGATAAACCTTATAAAGGGTTCTACGGCTGGCATTGGTGGGTATCTTCCTTTTCTAATGATGCTAAACCGTCCGTTGAGGTTCCTTTTCACATGGCACTTGGTTTTGGCGGGCAATATATCGTAGTGGTACCGTCCTATGATTTGGTGGTGGTCATTACTTCCGATAACAAAAAAAGGAACACATCCAAAGATGTATTCCGTCAATATATCGTCCCTCTGCTGGTTAATACCGCCATTGCATGA
- a CDS encoding YxiJ family protein: MKDLIEEIKQIYSLETSSPFPYEDFRQLQSDFAMDFKENVPNEIINADFSTYMMFIYGLSSGGIIKKIEDPLERYKTEEWLNKSFFEWFPKYRFLEAYDFSSYKELNKEWNVIEKLRLKLIELIRHRKSHKEPYSS, encoded by the coding sequence TTGAAAGATTTAATAGAAGAGATTAAACAGATCTATTCTTTAGAAACGAGTAGCCCATTTCCTTACGAAGATTTCAGGCAACTTCAGTCGGATTTTGCAATGGACTTTAAGGAGAATGTACCCAATGAGATAATAAATGCTGATTTTAGTACTTATATGATGTTTATTTATGGGCTTTCATCTGGTGGAATTATAAAGAAAATTGAAGATCCATTAGAGCGTTATAAGACGGAGGAATGGCTGAATAAATCGTTTTTCGAATGGTTTCCAAAGTATAGATTTTTAGAAGCATATGATTTCTCAAGTTATAAGGAATTGAATAAGGAATGGAACGTTATAGAAAAACTTAGACTAAAGCTTATTGAATTAATTAGACATAGGAAAAGTCATAAGGAGCCCTACAGTTCATGA
- a CDS encoding ABC transporter permease: MLDPVVYLTYPVPKIALLPVVMLFFGLGEFSKILMIMLILLFQVIISVRDGVKAIPENTYDVLTSIGASAAQKFWHVTMPGALSVILSTIRISLGTAISVLFFTEIYGTEHGMGFFIMDAWLRLDYAEMYAGIMLFSLVGFMLFMLVDYLDYKFMQWRY, translated from the coding sequence CTGCTGGATCCTGTTGTTTATTTAACCTATCCCGTTCCCAAAATTGCGTTATTGCCCGTTGTAATGCTGTTCTTCGGTCTTGGTGAATTCTCCAAAATACTGATGATTATGCTGATTCTTCTCTTTCAAGTGATCATTTCTGTAAGAGACGGAGTGAAAGCAATTCCCGAGAATACTTACGATGTCTTAACCAGTATCGGAGCCAGCGCTGCTCAGAAATTTTGGCATGTGACGATGCCGGGTGCATTGTCCGTGATTCTTAGTACGATCCGAATATCACTCGGGACCGCGATATCCGTACTCTTTTTCACGGAGATTTATGGAACGGAGCACGGCATGGGCTTTTTTATTATGGATGCTTGGTTAAGGTTGGATTACGCAGAAATGTATGCTGGGATTATGCTGTTCAGTCTAGTAGGGTTTATGCTGTTTATGCTTGTGGACTATTTGGATTATAAGTTCATGCAATGGCGGTATTAA
- a CDS encoding response regulator transcription factor: MIVNAGTILIVDDEYDILQVIKAYLQKNEYIVYEAGTGTQALELFDNLQPDLMVLDLMLPDMSGEEVCRTIRKKSNLPILMLTAKSSEDDMVNGLLIGADDYITKPFSPRELLARVTSLLRRSQLQLNPKEEEHALKYGGGRLSINSELHEVQVDGETVALTPIEFKLLEVLARHPKRAFSRYELVSLIQGDDFEGFERTIDVHIKNVRQKIGDDPKRPTFIATVFGIGYKFQVPADE; this comes from the coding sequence ATGATCGTGAATGCAGGGACTATTCTAATTGTGGATGACGAATACGATATTCTTCAAGTAATCAAGGCCTATTTACAGAAGAATGAATATATTGTGTATGAAGCAGGTACCGGTACGCAAGCATTGGAGCTGTTTGACAATCTCCAACCTGATCTGATGGTACTTGATTTAATGCTGCCGGATATGTCTGGAGAAGAGGTATGCAGAACCATTCGCAAGAAATCCAACCTCCCCATTCTTATGCTTACCGCCAAAAGCAGTGAAGATGATATGGTTAATGGTCTACTAATTGGAGCGGATGATTATATCACGAAGCCCTTTAGCCCGCGAGAACTGCTCGCCCGTGTAACCAGTCTGTTAAGGCGATCACAGCTTCAGTTGAATCCGAAAGAGGAAGAGCATGCACTGAAATATGGAGGCGGGCGTCTATCTATAAATTCGGAGCTGCATGAGGTTCAAGTAGATGGGGAGACGGTGGCTCTGACACCAATTGAATTCAAGCTGCTAGAAGTATTGGCACGGCATCCCAAGAGAGCCTTCAGCCGCTACGAGCTGGTGAGTTTGATTCAAGGGGACGACTTTGAAGGCTTTGAACGGACCATTGATGTGCACATAAAAAATGTAAGACAAAAAATAGGGGATGATCCCAAGCGCCCCACATTTATTGCTACAGTTTTTGGAATTGGCTATAAGTTTCAGGTGCCAGCTGATGAATAA
- a CDS encoding sensor histidine kinase: protein MNKGGLRRRLLLSHMSVALCSLLFIMLLVNLVMTISFGKYVENQQKAEAGFLLEDLKESYNTTGSWPMETLMSISHQAMQRNYSVSIYDAEGNVVWDTGRMGMEMERAMRITGKKMTRYPIIKDGLTLGTLEMQGNSDAMTLQNRNFLQMFNRLSWGALILVLAGAYLYSRFIAVGLSRPLVQIKKIAVRMREGDLGERVILPIKQTEIEEVGLALNYLADTLEQQEKLRKNLTADVAHELRTPLATIQSHIEAFQDGVWEATPDKLQVCHNQVMRLVQLVNDLEKLSSAENPMIQLKQEELCLNEVIQDAIHTVVGSLDNRNNSIVFHKPMTLYLTGDYERLLQVFVNLLNNAYKFTQEGRIEVQISEDLSGVNVTITDTGTGISPEEIPFIFERFYRGDKSRNRKTGGAGIGLAIVKAIVEAHGGEIKVRSVLNEGSEFNIHFPK from the coding sequence ATGAATAAGGGCGGACTGAGAAGAAGACTGCTACTGTCTCATATGAGCGTGGCCTTATGCTCCTTGCTGTTTATCATGCTTTTGGTAAACTTGGTGATGACCATTTCATTCGGCAAATATGTTGAGAACCAGCAGAAAGCGGAAGCTGGTTTCTTGCTGGAAGATCTGAAAGAGTCATACAACACTACGGGTTCTTGGCCAATGGAGACGCTGATGTCGATCTCTCACCAGGCCATGCAGCGCAATTATTCCGTGAGTATTTACGATGCCGAAGGAAATGTAGTATGGGATACAGGGCGCATGGGGATGGAAATGGAGAGAGCCATGCGTATAACCGGGAAAAAAATGACCCGTTATCCGATTATCAAAGATGGGCTAACCCTGGGTACATTAGAAATGCAAGGGAACAGCGATGCGATGACTTTGCAAAATCGTAATTTTTTGCAGATGTTCAACAGGTTATCTTGGGGAGCCTTGATTTTAGTGCTTGCAGGAGCTTATTTATATAGCAGGTTTATAGCCGTTGGTTTAAGCCGACCACTTGTTCAAATTAAGAAGATTGCAGTGCGAATGAGGGAGGGGGATTTAGGTGAGAGAGTAATTCTGCCCATAAAACAAACCGAAATAGAAGAAGTAGGTCTGGCTCTTAACTATCTGGCAGATACCCTGGAACAGCAGGAGAAGCTTCGTAAGAATCTTACGGCGGATGTTGCTCATGAATTACGCACACCCCTTGCCACCATCCAAAGTCACATTGAAGCTTTTCAGGATGGAGTCTGGGAAGCAACGCCTGATAAATTGCAGGTCTGTCATAATCAAGTGATGCGTCTGGTGCAGCTCGTGAATGATCTGGAGAAGCTTAGTTCCGCAGAGAATCCTATGATTCAATTAAAGCAGGAAGAGTTGTGCCTAAATGAGGTCATACAGGATGCTATTCATACAGTAGTTGGGAGTCTGGATAACAGAAACAACTCCATCGTCTTCCATAAGCCGATGACCCTATATTTAACTGGAGATTATGAGCGTTTGCTTCAAGTTTTTGTGAATTTGTTGAATAACGCCTATAAATTTACTCAGGAAGGTCGAATAGAGGTGCAGATCTCTGAGGATCTATCCGGGGTCAATGTTACAATTACTGATACAGGTACGGGGATTTCTCCAGAGGAAATACCGTTTATATTTGAACGCTTTTACCGCGGAGATAAATCACGGAACCGGAAAACAGGTGGAGCGGGGATCGGTCTCGCCATCGTTAAGGCCATTGTGGAGGCTCATGGCGGAGAAATTAAGGTTCGAAGTGTGCTCAATGAAGGTTCTGAATTTAACATTCATTTTCCTAAATGA